AACCACGAACCTTCGGAGATGAGCAACACATCCACGACCATCTATTTTGACCAGGTCAGGTGTCCCGTTGATGACTTTGTAATCACAGGAACTGTAGCTCGGGAATTGTAGCCAGAAACTTGACGAAGTGacatgtttttattatattggaCGAATATACATTTTAACCAATTAATTTGCGTAAATCTCTTTTGTAAGTCTCTAATTTCCCCTCTGTGTAAATATTATTTAGGTAAATCTATCCAGTGTTTCTCAGACATAAAGTGTACGGCTAATTATCGCCAaccaattaaaacaaaaaataaactttgTATAAGGTTAACAACAAGCGAACTGTGTTTAGATTAACAGTAATTTACCCGCGGTTATTAAAATAGACCTGTAGTAATTACAACTGACCTGACGTGTTGGCAGGTTTGGAATGCGCTTATGGCAAGCCGATTTAACATGTAAACAAATGTAGTGAgatcagaaatgtatttgtaacCATTATGATATATACTATAGTGCCTTATAAATAAATGctatctaaaaaaataataaaaaataaataaaaataaaaaataaaataaaaacctggTATAACTGGAACTGATACTATTAGCTGACTACTTACAAATAACTAAATAAGCAATAGTAACAAGTAGCctaaattaatcatttaaaatctaataaaaaaaaactggtaCAACTGGAACTGATGCTAGTAGCTGACTACTTacaaataactaaataataaaagtaacacCTCTTATTTCCCCCTGTGTAAATATGATTTAGGTAGCCTAAATGTATCCAATGTTTCTCAGACATTACGTGTACATAAGGCTAATTATCACCAACCTTTCACATATAGCCTAATAGCCTAAATTAATACTTGTAAAACTGAAATATCGACCAACAACAATTGTAATacatacttaaaaatgtattgtatGTGGACCACATATCACCATAGAATTCAATGGATGTTGCCAGaaacaataaaatgttatttctcACAATTGGAATATCtatagaaaaaagaaaagaaaaaaaagtcagccTGCTAACAAAACTGAAAAAGATACTCATTATTGATTaaaaagtaatatatatatatatatatatatatatatatatatatatatatatatatatatatatatatatatatatatatatatatatatggtttatGTTGGTTGtaacaaataaatgttaaatcagCTTGCCACACTGCGCTCGGAAGATCCGCATGTGTCCGTGTAAAATTGCAGAACTAAAAGTACAGTAAATGTAATGGAAATCAACACATTTCCATTTGCTAGTGGATTTGTAACTCGTCATGTTGCTTTTGTTTCAGGTCTTAGTAAACATTGGGAATCACTTCGACCTAAAAGCGAGTGTGTTTACCGCGCCACGCAGAGGAATTTATAGTTTCAGCTTTCATGTGGTCAAGGTCTACAACAGACAAACCATACAGGTGAGCAGAGCGGCATATTCCTTTGCACAAATTACTATTGCAGTCACCTCTCATGCTGTGCGTTATTTATGAACCCTCGTGGAAAGCCGATTCTCTGCTTTCAAAGGACTAAAGTGCGCTGTGTTCTGTTATTCAGGTTAACCTGATGCAGAATGAGTACCCGGTCATATCTGCCTTTGCTGGGGATCAGGATGTCACGCGGGAGGCGGCGAGTAACGGAGTTCTACTGATGGTCGAGCGCGAGGATCGAGTCTATCTCAAGTTGGAACGAGGGAATCTAATGGGCGGATGGAAATACTCCACGTTCTCTGGATTTTTAGTCTTTCCCCTATAACTGACTCGCTAACGTGTTCCTGCGAGTGATATTTACAGGAGACCGAGGAAAAATGAGTATCTGTTCTTTGAACAAAACTGAAATAAGGCAAAACTGCATATGGGAGTTCCCGCCTTTTTTGGCCGCAGCGAATTTTCAGTCGCGATTGTTCTTGGATTTTATCGATTGGAAACAATTCGCAACTGACAATTACCTGGACCACTATATAAATGAGAAGATATTTAAGACGAAGACGAACTTCAAATCCCGAACTAGGTGTATTTATCAGTGCtttattttgtgtttgtatAGCCTTAATGATCCGGCTTCCGTCCAGTGAGGTGTGTGGTGTGGAGCTGCGGAAGTGCTTTATGGCCCCAAAGCATTTTTGCACGAATGGAAGATTCCTGTTTTGTGCTGTCAATGATGTGTCGTTTGGATGCTGAACATACTGAAAATATGCCAAATGTAGGCCACCTGCTATACAGTGattattaatgagaaaaaaaaagagagaaaaaaatcatatatcaGCCAATGGAGAAGTCTTAAAACTTTTTGCTAGACATCTATctaatttataaaaatacatatttacattATGGTGTGTTCTACATTCCGGATAATAAGTAGCTTTGATTGATTTAGTGTTCAGTGACAATGCTCACAAGATGTAAGTTGTGGAAAAAGAAAAGTCCCTATATAATGTTCCGCCtaataaaatattgtattgtaaACATATTTACTcaatcttttttattattaacgttgattatttttttaatgaatgataCAATTCGTATTAATTAATCGCGCATGCGCAAAAGGCATTTTTCTTTGCTTGACTGCGATGAAAATAGATTTGCAATAAAACGGCGCTGTCCATGGTGCTGAAGCAACACCCGGACTGCAGAAATCTTCTCAGAAGTCTCAAGACTGGATGATAAACAATTGTGTATGCTGCTCTAAGTACATTAATACTTTTTTGCGACCTTTAATCATTGTCTGTCCTTtagcaaaaacacaaaatattttccTAAAGCCTCCCCGATTACTGATAATAATGATACAAATATGAATGGACTGAAGCAAGGTGATGTTAAATTAGCCTTAGCTTTAACCACTGCTGGCCCataggcacgcacgcacgcgcgcgcgcgcgcacacacacacacacacacacacacacacacacacacacacacacacacacacacacacacaaagagagcTGATACAAAAAGTGAACATAAAGATTAACTCATAACTGCGAACAGACATAAATGTATCCCTTTAGTTTAAACATTAGTTAGACATGTAATTAGAACAGAAATAACATGTGGCCctgtattctctctctctctctctctctctctctctctctctctctctctctctctctctctctctctctctctctctctctctctctgtgtgtgtgtttgtctgtaatatatatatatatatatatatatatatatatatatatatatatatatatacacacacacacagagagagacacacactaCAGTGGTGTAAAAATATTCGCTGGTCTATGGTTCATCAGAAATTCTGTTTATTCATTAAGGGAAGCTGGTGCATAAGGTTAAAATTCATGCATGCAAATTGAGGTCTCCAGCTCTGTTCTCAACAGACTAAAGATACAAAATGTCTATGGTATTAGTTAGATCATAGATCTTACAGCATAACCATTTTAAAAGCGTTGCAAGTTGCAAGGCATGGCTCACATGCTTCAAAGCAAGGCACTTCATTTCTGAGTGCTGAACTGTATGTGCACATGTGTACTGGACTGTGGCATGAAGGGTAATTTAAGGTGTCAGTATTTTAATAACGGCTGTCATAAGCCATAAGTGTACTGAAGAGCTAGGGTGACTGTGTCTCTTTCAGATCCACTTAGTTTTAAACCCGGTATAGAGTGCATAGGTGAATATAATAACACATATATTATAATagatttaaaaatgaatgattCATTATGGTTTAACATTGTCAAGCattgacatttaaaaatagaaaagcaAACTTCAATGAATTTCTCATTCTGAGATCTGAGAGTCTTTTGGCATCAAGAGATTTTATGTGTAATATCCTTTCGGTCTTAAtatgaattttttattttttttatttttattttttaattgctaAAAGCATTTGGATCAAAGCTTTTAAATAAAAGGTTACTTTTTTACCTATAAAAATTCTTCTGAAATGAACTATTAATTaacattttagaaaaatatccttCAAGTGTCAGTGTTTTCCAGGTCAATGCgacatccatttttttttcagagtgagagaaAACAATTTACAAAAATCTTGCTGGTttctttctgtttttgttttcatcatcatataaatatatatttatatatatatatatatatatatatatatatatatatatatatatatatatatatatatatatatatatatatatatatacatatatatatatatatatatatatatatatatatatatatatatatatatatatatatatatatatatatatatatatatatatatatatatatatatatatatataaattaggcCCCCCTTATAGGCACATTCCCATTCTAGGCACACTGAAGTAATCAACAATACTATTTAATTAGTCGTATACATAATTTATATTGTGGTTGTCATGGAGTTATTTATGATAGCAATATAAGTTCCTAACCTCCCCTAATCATGAAAGGCAGCTGATGACCTCATGTAGCTCCGATCTCTGCACTGCTATTGGTTCTCAGACAGTGCATAATGAATGTAACAGGTAGATATTATTGGCAGGCCTCATTATGTTGTATTAGTTTCAAAGAAAGCTGGAGATAGTTCTCTACTGATAAAATTGATTGTGGGATGAGCAGCCTGTTGTTTGACATAGACATATACACAGCCCATTAAAGAAGTTAGATCATAAAACACCCGGCGCAGTAAATTAGTGTACTCACAGGCATTTTTATGCATGCACAGATGGCCAAACGCTGTGTATTTTtaattgtgagagaaaaaaaactgcaGCACCTTAAAATACTGAATTCTGTATGGAAAATATGGTTTTCCGTTTATGGACACAAAAAGAGTTTTTCTCCAGAAGGACAATGCTCATTAACTTCCAAAGTGGGCTGATTTCAGAGCTCAAGTTTCATACAGTAGATCCGGCATGATCATCAATCTCCCAGTTATCTCTCAGCAAGACACACACTTGAGCCATTTAGGTTCTGGAACTGCATACTAGTCGTAAATAATATTATCAGTTGGTTTAGGGTTTTAAAATCGACATGAAACGTAAGTTGCAacagtcttttcttccctatagTGACGTATAAGAGAAACTGATCTTGAACAAGAAAAAATGGAACGGGACTTGATTTTTGTCCATTGGGGTTTGATTGGacggttgtggtttgctattgctgtgatgtcatttgagtgacaggttgtcccgccccCACAGCAGTAAACGCATCATCAAAAAGAAAAGATATGACGCTGCAAGAGGGagagttattttgattaaacattATGAGTGCACATGATGTTTATTCATCAGTTCAACCCATTTACAACTGAAATACAAGTTTATCTATTACTCTATTCTCTTATTTATTATGTCGAAACAACAAGCATAGCAGGTGAGTTGCATTATGAACGGGTTTCTGCTTCAGTCTGAATGGGTCACCTTCTTCCCAGCATGCACCAGGGCATGAATAATTACAGTTATTAATTACTCAATCGCTTTGGCTCAATTCTCATATGAGATATTCTCAAATCTCTGAACAGCTCATTTCTTGTTCACATCAGAATTGAATTTCGCATCGATTTAAGCTAATTGTTTTGGCACGTGTGCAAAAGAGTAAGTTCAATTGTTTACAATTTGCACAAAACTGATaagttgataataataataataaatacatgaaaTGTTTGTAATGTTTAATAAATTGGCAAATGGCTTGCCATTGAAATGGAATCACAATCTtaacaatcaaccaaccaatcaagtTTGGAAGCATATAGCAGGATATATGGAGTTTTCCCAGCATgattacatttttgaaaatgaagGTACGTCACAACCCCTAAACAGCAACAGCAGAAAAAAGGAAGATATGTAAAACTGTGTTGTATTAGGGGAAGAAATAATAGAATATGTAAAAAGAACAAGCAACTGTGAATTTTTAGTTTGCATTAAACTCAtttctacaaaaataaatgtattgtttaaataaaaatgttcggTCTAAACACTTTAGGTGTTTTTAacttatttaaatgaattatttgATACAGCGCATGTATTGAGTACacacatgttttacatttacttAAATATAGATAAACCTATCAATACCATTAACTctgtccctaaccttacccgTATGCCACCTCAATAGCAGCACAAgcttttttcaataatacaatatgaacacaattaAGTAAACTGAACTAATTTTTTGATGAAGTATGACAGACaccagaggcggacagtagtggagtatttttactttccaagtaagtttcatattgaatatcatttaatacttaatttcattttaaaatgtagtgctgtatacttttattacaattttataatgaataaaattataaaaaaaattaaattataaaattttACTGAGTACAAGTACGAAAGTACTATGTTTAATGCAATTAAGAGTTAAAGGTAAAAAACAActacttttatttatgaaatgttatttatgaaatgaTAGCGAcattatacagtatattatgCTTCAGAATGTAGAGAAGTAAATGTTTTCTacagaaaaacactgataacgtatatacttaaaaaattgacttgagtagaaagtaaaaatactccactactgtccgcctctgacagacacctaatataaagtgtgagCAAATGTCCATTTTCTTTTTGTGTACTACAGTATTTACTTTTACCAGTCAATTTTTACCTACTGCTGAAATCTGTATTTAAAAGCTCAGTGATACACAAGAGCATTCAGCTAgacaaaaatgacattcttGAATATTGtagaaaacaataaaatacatgACATTTGTAGGCTatataacaaatatttaatttaaaacattttgaccAGGTGTCGCTCAcacaatgacaaaaaaaaaacgttttattttgGTGCATTAGCCAATTTACTGACACAATAACTAGTTTTTGAAGCATGAATGACTTTTTTTGGGGTGAGTAATTACAATTTGCAGACATTCAATAACATTCTGATGTTCAAGCAAACAACTGAGCTTAGTTTAGAGAATGTTAAAACTGTCGCAAATAATTTTACAAAGCAACTGAGGCAAACTGTAATAAGGATTCACTGTTTGaccgtttgccagatttagtTACTGTcacagttttgttttgtgtgtacCTGTCTGCCTGTTACCTTCAATTAAACTATGATTCACACTTGATTCCTTTACTGTCGTCTTCCTGCCTATACACACAGTTACACTGTTTTTCTTGATTTTGTTGTCATGTGATGTCATAATGCATATATTCCTCTGCTAAAATTGATCAGAAATTTTGTTCATGCCCCGTGTTTCATGTACCAACTATTGAGGTCTGTGTGAGGTATTTCAAAGTCTTGTGATTGTTCTTACTTGTAGTacaagcactttgctttaatataaattgctattaataaaggccttctgaagcaaatcgatgcgttgaagaaaaatatccatatttaagtTCAAGTTGCGGCTGATCGCCTTTCATATGTTCAGAACAAGATTCACTACTATTATAAagtttggattagccaggactttttcaAAGTTGTCTTGAACGGGCTTTGAAAAAAATTGTATGCTCTTGCCTGaagtcaactaatgacgtttgtgtggtttttataagtaataggctctctcctgaacgctgggttttgatgggcgtgcagcaCTGTAGACTtaagtaaatgcccacggcagcgattggataagattttaatatttaatgtgcttctgctcccctgtcggttcacatgagggagagagtgtttagaaagcggcaaccggaatgattatCTCGATCACATGGCTTGTAAAAGTCTATATCAAACAAACAGAATGATTTATCTCTAATttacccgcgattgattggaatattattttttattacttggccagCCTGGTCGGTGGATATGAGCGCGAACCACACTTGCGCAGTCGCTCGAGTACCCACcattcaaatatcaagtcaagagagtgaacaacacagatcaagaaaggaatattatctcactatttaagattcaccggcctgccgacagGCTTATTTATGTTTTGGTAGCTCGTCTGGAAAGCACATAGCCCCGGGACATTGGGCTTTGCGAACTCCCTGGCCCATAACATTACATGTCTGTAGTTTGAGCCTGATCCCAAATCGCAATAAACCAACAAATACAGGATTCTCCAACCTGTGACAgcatgctaaaggtatgttctgttagacaaaCCTTACAGAAAAACGTACAACCACATGAACTTCACATgtgcaaaaacacattttgggaCATTTGTGGACATGTGATCACATGTGAAattcatgtgtttttttctgtaagggatgtacacataatcaataaaatatgtaacaatgcaatattatcacatataaaaaacgttttactcacgtaagtgtgttgcaccattcctgttggatctaatatagaaggcacagcattgcattttaatctcaatatgtctgcaaatccagtatcgacttgttttatttacaaacaATTCTGCAGTGAAATTAAGCAAACAAGGCACAGCGCAATAACTTGCTATTTTGGCATGTTTACTGGCAATCCGTTTAGCGGATTAGgtaggtgggcggggctacagaagcaggtgtACATATTTATCTGTTGAGGCGGCGTTTCCCCCATTCTACTACATCATTGATCAATATATATTTGAGAGCACTTGTTTTCTGGgactggtgtcaataaaagcttttctttgactaacaaggaagttttcagctctgaaacttactggatattcttatatcacaatgaccttttatatatcaaagtcTCAAGGAAACGTTGATTTCtgaattcatcacccctttaaagccgcacttggctacttttgctctcggggtccccctacagtttggaaaaaataatgtcctcaactactgtcgtaagatctgtcatcctacaacaggggatgccatcgcgcgtgcatttgttgacatgacaaccctgatagccctgaactagtgatgcgcgggtcgtctcataacccgcggaccccgtatgtctatttaatggtcgcgggtgcgcggcgggttgtaaaaatatatacagtggtgcggtgcaggccaaataacttcataaaagtggcgccgcgggtcggtgcagcactaacagttcccctgaacactgcaagaggagttcagagttcttctggcgtcgcgtgtgaaatgtcttcaacccaggtaacgttacagtcagtggcatatgtttcagcatgtcatatgaatataatttcatgggttttatttttttcaaacgccaaataatcacgatgcttacgtttacaagccagcgtcattatagtagtctattggttactgttttacagaatctatatgatacttcagttcaatgtttgagtggtagataatcaccgtaacaagcatgacagcatcggtcgggcacgcctccttcagctcacgccgacgagcaaacgctggtcacatgttgatcctcgtcctgcctttaatcccatcacttttttgtttcctcttattgctttcctccaacaaaaccttttctttcttatttgtctctgctgcttcggacatgactatattatctgacgaacaaagttgggctcgcacgtccgaatttaaggaagtgtgtgtgttggtggaagtgacgtatatgccgtaaagcagtcgaattttgtagttctttttgttctcgggttactacccgaaagccgaagtttaaaagtacgattaaaaacgatacagaccccatcaggctatggcagacgtgtcattcaacctattgtaagtcgatttatcatcacaagagtcttaaaaaatatattatgaaggttgaaaagttacctagtgctgctttaatataaatcagattttattcgtctgaaagaagaatgtctgacttgagggtgagtatatATAAACTAATTGTCCACCTCTATTTTAAGCTGTTTTTGTTCACCTGGATGTGCTTGATGTTAATTTTCATGTTGATATAACTTTATTACCAAGTTAAGCAAATAGTttttggcatttaaacaatttttggttttgtttacattgatgttaaaaGGACATTGTCAGATTTTTaccccagaaagaatgtgaaacatatGGTTatatcattctcagtttttaattttattttacatttattagattttacacacttaaGCAATAGCGTATCACATAACAAATATCCCACTTTTCTTCaatattgtgcagccctactAAGAACtacaaataattatttagaaaatatttcatACTAAACTTTACATTCGTGTGTTCCTTCTGCTGCTGTGATTAACCATTAGCGGTCTCCCAATTTATAGGCTCGTAACTGCATCTCAAGAGTCCAGAGGAAGGTAATCTAACGCAGGAAATGGCTCAAACCAATATGCTTCCTCTGAGATTGGCCTGGACAATCAAAATGGTGAACAGCATTGTGCACAGCTTTTGAGCTCTGATAAGAAACCTTCATCTTGAGGAAATGTCTACCTTGACTTTCCAGAGGGATATACAGAGATCAATTGTCTCCTTGAGACACAGAGGAAACACAACAAACGTAAATGTCATTATTCTTGATGTAACAATTAAtgataatgcattatatatgaGAAATCGTTGAATTAAACAACATAAATGACTGTGGCTATGTTCAAAACATCCATGTTAAATGGCATCTGTTAAACTACCCCCTTCATTCAGGACaattaccacaaaaaaataataatacattgaaCAGTTGCATTTTATGGCCATTCCTAATGGATTTATCTACCTGTTTAATGCAGATTTTCTTGTTAAATGGCTCTC
This DNA window, taken from Pseudorasbora parva isolate DD20220531a chromosome 24, ASM2467924v1, whole genome shotgun sequence, encodes the following:
- the cbln2b gene encoding cerebellin-2b: MVPAACPGPFAMLALAFLLGCGIGLCLGQNDTEPIVLEGKCLVVCDSNPSSDGGVTSSLGISVRSGSAKVAFSAVRGTNHEPSEMSNTSTTIYFDQVLVNIGNHFDLKASVFTAPRRGIYSFSFHVVKVYNRQTIQVNLMQNEYPVISAFAGDQDVTREAASNGVLLMVEREDRVYLKLERGNLMGGWKYSTFSGFLVFPL